The following coding sequences are from one Leptolyngbya sp. NIES-3755 window:
- a CDS encoding transposase (similar to AA sequence:cyanobase_aa:alr7329) yields the protein MLLTHQYKLNPTDRQGSTLETWSELLRRHWNYALGERLDWLNRTRCPTDRCSIVSGPIGKIPERVDYYSQASELRQTKELFPEYKDIYADCQQQNLMRLDKAWKRSMIADKNGKRGGRPRFKKRGDLCSFTFPRVNCPKAGAFLNGNTLKLSKIGEIEVILHRPIPDGFTLKQATILHKADGWYASFSLEDETVPVPLPVDEIKSTTGIDVGLEKFLTTSDGESISVPQFYRNGQAKLARQQRKLSRKQKSSKNYAKQASKVAKLHLHVARQRKEFHYQVAHWLCSKYDLIGFEDLNIKGLARTRLAKSILDVAWGAFLNILQAVALKRGKQTVGVDPKRTSIDCSGCGHRVEKVLSDRVHHCLNCGLMIDRDWNAAINILVRALRTVGLPFSGCGGLEVTQPVKQQILVVRLEAPATPMNAVSGESCHVETHGTNQLPKFYTVTQFSL from the coding sequence ATGCTACTCACTCACCAGTACAAACTCAACCCGACCGACAGGCAAGGTTCGACCCTTGAAACTTGGAGTGAATTGCTGCGTCGTCATTGGAACTATGCGTTAGGTGAACGACTCGATTGGCTGAATCGAACTCGATGTCCGACTGACCGTTGCAGCATTGTTTCGGGTCCGATTGGTAAAATTCCAGAGAGAGTTGATTACTATTCGCAAGCATCGGAGTTACGCCAAACTAAAGAACTGTTTCCTGAGTACAAAGACATCTACGCGGATTGTCAGCAACAGAACTTAATGCGGCTAGACAAGGCGTGGAAACGATCGATGATCGCTGACAAGAATGGAAAACGCGGCGGTAGACCCAGATTCAAAAAGCGTGGCGACCTTTGCTCATTCACGTTTCCGCGTGTGAACTGCCCCAAAGCGGGAGCGTTTCTGAATGGCAACACTTTGAAGCTTTCCAAGATTGGTGAAATCGAAGTCATCTTGCATCGTCCAATTCCCGATGGCTTCACCCTCAAACAAGCCACAATTCTGCACAAAGCAGACGGATGGTACGCCAGCTTCAGTCTGGAAGACGAAACCGTACCTGTTCCATTGCCAGTGGATGAAATCAAATCAACGACTGGAATTGATGTGGGATTGGAAAAGTTCTTAACAACATCAGACGGGGAAAGCATTTCGGTTCCTCAGTTCTATCGCAATGGACAAGCGAAATTAGCGCGTCAACAGCGCAAGTTATCCCGTAAACAAAAAAGCTCGAAAAACTATGCCAAACAAGCCAGCAAAGTCGCAAAGCTGCATTTGCACGTTGCGCGTCAAAGAAAAGAGTTTCACTATCAGGTTGCACACTGGCTTTGTTCTAAATACGACCTGATTGGGTTTGAAGATCTCAACATCAAAGGACTTGCTAGAACCCGATTGGCAAAATCGATTCTGGATGTCGCCTGGGGTGCATTCCTCAACATTCTGCAAGCAGTAGCGCTCAAACGCGGCAAGCAGACGGTAGGAGTAGATCCAAAGCGAACCAGTATCGACTGTTCTGGATGTGGACATCGAGTAGAGAAAGTGCTGTCTGACCGAGTTCATCACTGTCTTAACTGTGGATTGATGATTGACCGGGATTGGAACGCGGCGATAAATATCTTAGTTCGGGCATTAAGAACGGTTGGATTACCGTTCTCTGGCTGTGGAGGCTTAGAGGTGACTCAGCCTGTGAAGCAGCAAATTCTAGTCGTGAGATTAGAAGCTCCCGCTACACCGATGAACGCGGTTAGCGGTGAGAGTTGTCACGTTGAAACGCATGGGACTAATCAACTTCCTAAGTTTTACACAGTCACTCAATTTTCATTGTGA
- a CDS encoding ISSoc3, orfA transposase (similar to AA sequence:cyanobase_aa:CYA_1913) yields the protein MTLKRGYRNVYDLNIHLVLVTKYRKKVINRAMLTRLHEIFNSTCQKWRSTLTDFNGEDNHVHLLISYPPDVEVSKLVNNLKTVSSRLIRKEFADDINAVYKKAVFWSGAYFVASCGGVTVAQLKAYVEKQDSPVD from the coding sequence ATGACTCTCAAGAGGGGCTATCGGAACGTTTACGACCTTAATATTCATTTAGTGCTTGTCACCAAATATCGAAAAAAGGTCATCAATCGAGCAATGTTAACCCGCTTACATGAAATCTTTAATTCAACCTGTCAAAAGTGGAGAAGCACCCTGACTGACTTCAACGGAGAAGACAATCACGTTCATCTGCTAATTAGCTATCCGCCCGATGTCGAAGTAAGCAAGCTAGTTAACAATCTCAAGACGGTTTCAAGTCGATTAATTCGCAAGGAGTTTGCTGATGACATCAATGCAGTTTACAAAAAAGCGGTGTTTTGGAGCGGTGCATATTTCGTCGCTTCGTGTGGCGGCGTTACTGTTGCCCAACTTAAAGCTTACGTGGAGAAGCAAGATTCTCCTGTTGATTGA
- a CDS encoding FAD-dependent dehydrogenase (similar to AA sequence:cyanobase_aa:LBDG_17980), with amino-acid sequence MLRLSEIKLPLDHTEAEIESAILDMLHLTAEELVGYSIFKRSYDARNRGEKITAVYILDVEVKQEKRVLQRFKKDPRVKETPDMSYRTVAQAPKGLTERPIVIGTGPCGMFAGLMLARMGFRPILLERGKQVRDRTADTFGFWKKRADFNPESNAQFGEGGAGTFSDGKLYSQVRDPQHYGRKVLTEFVNAGASPEILYVNRPHIGTFKLVGIVEKMRATIESLGGEIRFQSRVEAVLIENRQVQGVRLDSGEILEGRYVVLAVGHSARDTFGMLFDQGVYIEPKPFSIGFRVEHPQPVIDRARYGQYAGDRRLGAADYKLVHHAKNGRSVYSFCMCPGGLVVAATSEPGHVVTNGMSQYSRNERNANSGIVVGISPEDYPGSPLGGIALQRQLERRAFELGGRTYEAPGQLVGDFIADRPSKEFGSVLPSYAPGVHLGDLGSSLPEYAIAAIREALPAFEKQIAGFAMPDAVLTGVETRTSSPIRIKRTEDGQSVNTQGLFPAGEGAGYAGGILSAGIDGIKTAEAVALRMLAT; translated from the coding sequence ATGCTGCGACTCAGTGAAATAAAGCTTCCGTTAGATCATACTGAAGCGGAAATTGAAAGCGCTATTCTCGATATGCTGCACCTTACAGCGGAAGAATTAGTTGGGTATTCCATTTTTAAGCGCAGCTACGATGCTCGTAATCGAGGGGAAAAGATTACTGCGGTCTATATTCTGGACGTAGAAGTAAAGCAAGAAAAACGAGTGCTGCAACGGTTTAAGAAAGATCCACGGGTGAAAGAGACACCGGATATGAGCTATCGAACCGTAGCGCAAGCTCCGAAAGGATTGACAGAGCGCCCGATCGTCATTGGCACGGGTCCCTGCGGGATGTTTGCAGGACTGATGCTGGCGCGGATGGGATTTCGCCCGATTCTGCTGGAGCGGGGGAAACAAGTCCGCGATCGCACAGCCGATACGTTTGGCTTTTGGAAAAAGAGAGCCGACTTTAATCCAGAATCGAATGCCCAGTTTGGTGAAGGCGGAGCAGGAACCTTCTCCGATGGCAAACTCTACAGCCAGGTTCGCGATCCGCAACACTATGGGCGAAAAGTGTTGACTGAATTCGTTAATGCAGGTGCTTCACCGGAGATCCTGTACGTGAATCGTCCGCATATCGGAACCTTTAAGCTGGTGGGAATCGTTGAAAAGATGAGAGCCACGATCGAATCCTTGGGCGGTGAGATTCGCTTTCAGAGTCGAGTCGAAGCGGTCTTGATCGAGAATCGGCAAGTGCAGGGCGTTCGCTTAGACAGCGGAGAAATTCTCGAAGGTCGGTATGTGGTGCTAGCGGTTGGACACAGCGCCCGCGATACGTTCGGGATGTTGTTCGATCAAGGGGTTTACATTGAGCCGAAACCGTTCTCGATCGGGTTCCGGGTTGAGCATCCGCAGCCTGTGATCGATCGCGCCCGATACGGACAATATGCAGGCGATCGACGATTGGGAGCCGCCGATTATAAGTTAGTGCATCATGCCAAAAATGGGCGGTCAGTTTATAGCTTCTGTATGTGTCCCGGTGGGTTAGTCGTTGCGGCGACTTCGGAGCCAGGGCACGTCGTCACGAATGGCATGAGCCAGTATTCTCGCAATGAACGCAATGCCAATAGCGGGATTGTCGTGGGCATTTCGCCCGAAGATTATCCAGGGAGTCCTTTAGGGGGGATTGCCTTGCAGCGACAGTTAGAGAGGCGGGCGTTTGAGTTAGGGGGCAGAACCTATGAGGCTCCAGGGCAATTAGTGGGCGACTTTATTGCCGATCGTCCGTCGAAGGAGTTTGGCAGTGTGTTGCCGTCCTATGCGCCGGGTGTGCATTTAGGAGATTTGGGATCGAGCTTGCCAGAGTACGCGATCGCGGCAATCCGCGAAGCCCTTCCCGCCTTTGAAAAACAGATCGCAGGGTTTGCGATGCCCGATGCAGTCCTCACTGGAGTCGAAACGCGAACCTCTTCCCCCATTCGGATTAAGCGCACAGAAGATGGGCAGAGCGTGAATACTCAAGGCTTGTTTCCAGCAGGAGAAGGCGCAGGCTATGCAGGCGGAATTCTTTCGGCGGGAATAGACGGCATTAAGACGGCGGAGGCGGTGGCGTTGAGAATGTTGGCGACTTAA
- a CDS encoding HNH endonuclease (similar to AA sequence:cyanobase_aa:Npun_R5632), protein MPDIKRMNSDPPFRELGRKSQKHKLKSGIKQRFNGACAYCGRTPRVLTLDHIVAQSKGGRNVKSNLVAVCNRCNLSKGSLPLWQWWQPSPWWNEERAIAVAATVLVCPLKSPTFSTPPPPPS, encoded by the coding sequence ATGCCTGACATTAAGCGCATGAATTCAGATCCCCCCTTTCGAGAACTCGGACGGAAATCCCAAAAGCACAAGCTCAAATCTGGAATCAAACAACGATTCAATGGAGCCTGTGCCTACTGTGGACGCACTCCCAGAGTTCTCACCTTGGATCACATCGTGGCTCAATCCAAAGGGGGCAGGAATGTCAAATCAAATTTAGTCGCGGTCTGTAACCGCTGCAATCTAAGCAAAGGGAGTCTTCCCCTCTGGCAATGGTGGCAACCCTCTCCCTGGTGGAACGAAGAAAGAGCGATCGCGGTTGCTGCAACAGTGTTGGTCTGTCCGCTTAAGTCGCCAACATTCTCAACGCCACCGCCTCCGCCGTCTTAA
- a CDS encoding NAD-dependent epimerase/dehydratase family protein, putative (similar to AA sequence:cyanobase_aa:AM1_6107), with the protein MPAIDGVGVLLDDATSKHEAVASYRSTFARLYRRQLVQQALEQGHLVTAFARDPNRLDLQHPNLKLVQGDVLDLESVQQAVQNQDVVLCSLGSGQQRTGTVRSEGT; encoded by the coding sequence ATGCCTGCAATTGATGGAGTTGGAGTGCTGCTGGACGACGCAACAAGTAAGCATGAGGCGGTCGCCAGTTATCGATCAACATTTGCAAGGTTATATCGTCGTCAGCTTGTGCAGCAGGCTTTAGAACAAGGGCATCTTGTGACCGCCTTCGCCCGCGATCCCAATAGGCTAGACCTTCAACACCCCAACCTGAAGCTGGTGCAAGGAGATGTCCTGGATCTCGAATCAGTGCAGCAGGCAGTCCAAAATCAGGACGTAGTGCTGTGTAGCCTTGGCTCAGGTCAACAGAGAACGGGAACAGTCCGTTCAGAAGGAACCTGA
- a CDS encoding hypothetical protein (similar to AA sequence:cyanobase_aa:LBDG_10510) — MAQPIKIEQLQQRYENGGLASESRRQRDFSNVDLAEANLAGMNLSAAVFAGANLEGAILRNADLSNADLSGADLSGADLNGANLTGANLSNATLEGTILEGAMLDRADLSSADLGVANLVQATLTQADLNQAILSGANLESADLSEADLANAELNQANLTDAALEEANLSGADLTDTTLKGTILEGDDPELAT; from the coding sequence ATGGCGCAACCAATCAAGATTGAACAATTACAGCAACGGTATGAAAACGGCGGACTCGCGAGCGAGAGCCGAAGGCAACGAGATTTCAGCAACGTTGATCTCGCAGAAGCCAATTTAGCAGGAATGAATCTAAGTGCTGCGGTGTTTGCAGGAGCCAATTTAGAAGGCGCGATTTTACGAAACGCAGATCTCAGCAATGCTGATTTAAGCGGTGCAGATTTGAGTGGAGCAGACTTAAACGGAGCCAATCTGACCGGAGCAAATTTAAGCAATGCGACGCTTGAAGGAACGATCTTAGAAGGTGCAATGCTCGATCGTGCAGATTTGAGCAGTGCGGATCTTGGAGTTGCCAATCTAGTTCAAGCAACGCTAACCCAGGCAGATTTAAACCAAGCAATCCTCAGCGGCGCAAATTTAGAATCTGCCGATCTCAGCGAAGCAGATCTGGCAAACGCAGAACTGAATCAAGCAAATCTGACCGATGCTGCACTCGAAGAGGCGAACTTGAGCGGTGCAGACCTCACAGATACAACACTCAAGGGCACAATTCTGGAGGGCGATGACCCTGAACTTGCTACCTAA
- a CDS encoding hypothetical protein (hypothetical protein CYB_1179;~similar to AA sequence:cyanobase_aa:LBDG_36670) yields the protein MSEFSSNTRELLSEQTEATLIYSLQATAEGNTASATVKVDPNRLEAVLTVQNLPPLPPGKVYALWTVVSENAPVTSDDKSAILTDVFNVDAQGTVSQSILVPKVFRSANLVSKVAVTIEDAAAPQNHQGKPVLITK from the coding sequence ATGTCTGAATTTTCTAGCAATACACGTGAGCTTCTCTCTGAGCAGACAGAAGCCACGCTCATTTATTCTCTGCAAGCAACAGCCGAAGGAAATACTGCTTCTGCAACCGTTAAGGTTGATCCGAATCGTTTAGAAGCAGTTCTCACCGTGCAAAACTTACCGCCCTTACCACCAGGAAAAGTGTACGCGCTCTGGACTGTAGTGAGTGAGAATGCTCCAGTAACGAGCGATGATAAAAGTGCTATCCTCACAGATGTCTTTAATGTGGATGCTCAAGGAACTGTTTCGCAATCGATTCTAGTTCCGAAGGTCTTTCGCTCTGCAAATTTAGTGTCAAAAGTAGCAGTGACGATCGAGGATGCTGCTGCACCACAAAACCATCAGGGTAAGCCCGTGTTGATTACAAAGTGA
- a CDS encoding hypothetical protein (similar to AA sequence:cyanobase_aa:LBDG_36650), with protein MQPPVRTTERNLTHVSKTTGFRSVVNSFLIMMNKPKHLLRHLVLSAIACLVAVGISTFSQPAYSQQFVTLTTQKLNVASEAIHEAESVLMAQGMESQPMTRYVAVLTKDEVIPMASSSNAFGAAGAVLVGDRLVVRGDFSNLSSSLRDYATDPVSPPNPNITSAVHIHQGEPTANGPFQYALQVTPGMNGMQGRFMGEYTLTSEQLQALSSGKLYVDLHTKQNRAGELRGMFKPY; from the coding sequence ATGCAACCTCCCGTTCGTACTACTGAGCGAAACCTGACTCATGTTTCAAAAACAACAGGATTTCGTTCAGTAGTAAATTCTTTCTTAATCATGATGAACAAACCAAAACACCTTCTTCGCCATTTGGTTTTGAGTGCGATCGCTTGTTTAGTTGCTGTCGGTATTTCGACGTTTTCTCAACCCGCTTACAGCCAACAGTTTGTAACCTTGACAACACAAAAGCTCAATGTGGCATCCGAAGCCATCCACGAAGCTGAAAGCGTTTTGATGGCTCAAGGCATGGAGAGCCAACCGATGACCCGCTATGTTGCGGTTCTCACGAAAGATGAGGTCATACCAATGGCTTCGTCTAGCAATGCGTTTGGCGCAGCAGGAGCCGTGTTAGTGGGCGATCGATTGGTTGTCCGAGGCGACTTTAGCAATCTCTCAAGTTCACTACGGGACTATGCAACCGACCCGGTTAGTCCCCCCAATCCAAACATTACTTCAGCGGTGCACATTCACCAAGGCGAACCCACTGCAAACGGTCCATTTCAGTATGCGCTGCAAGTGACTCCGGGTATGAACGGAATGCAAGGGCGATTTATGGGAGAATACACGCTCACGAGCGAGCAACTCCAAGCTCTGTCGAGTGGCAAGCTGTATGTAGACCTTCACACAAAGCAGAATCGAGCGGGTGAATTGCGCGGAATGTTCAAACCTTACTAG
- a CDS encoding transposase (similar to AA sequence:cyanobase_aa:MAE03690), which produces MSLIDHLKQIRDYRTQPQYPLWVILVLILMGTMSGCLGYRALEDFVERHQAALLAVMKLPHKRLPSYSTIRRTMVRVDFVALTNAFNAWAQETISVPEQTAIAVDGKSIKASVEEYDSAYQDFVAVVSAFCTQLGVVIGLQARHNGSESEITTVQTLLEVLQVQGVCFSMDALHTQKNR; this is translated from the coding sequence ATGAGCTTGATTGATCACCTCAAACAAATCCGAGATTATCGCACTCAACCTCAGTATCCGTTATGGGTGATTTTGGTCTTGATTTTAATGGGCACGATGAGTGGCTGTTTGGGCTACCGCGCATTAGAAGATTTTGTGGAGCGACATCAAGCCGCGCTTCTTGCCGTCATGAAGCTTCCACACAAGCGCTTACCCTCATACTCGACGATTCGGCGAACAATGGTGCGGGTCGATTTTGTTGCCTTAACGAATGCCTTTAACGCTTGGGCACAAGAGACAATTTCCGTTCCAGAGCAAACTGCGATTGCGGTAGATGGCAAGAGTATCAAAGCCAGTGTCGAGGAGTATGATAGTGCCTACCAAGATTTTGTCGCAGTTGTCTCTGCATTTTGTACTCAGCTCGGAGTCGTGATTGGACTTCAAGCGAGACACAATGGCAGTGAAAGCGAGATTACAACCGTGCAAACCCTGTTGGAGGTCTTGCAAGTTCAAGGGGTGTGTTTCAGTATGGATGCCTTGCACACCCAAAAAAACCGTTGA
- a CDS encoding two component transcriptional regulator, LuxR family (similar to AA sequence:cyanobase_aa:Ava_C0116) — protein sequence MTTSKGWLQILAIALFEEHQSDVTLTDLRMPEVESVAAIGAICAIAKSARIIVLTTYDSDEDIYRGLQAGAKGYLWKETEPDELLNAIRTVHRGQKYIPPDVGAKLVQRLSNPELSERELAVLHSLAQGRADSLKKRKEVRNVVSQMTNAFRDGGKTMQSKQVKGDCAEDCKISWSIAITERSDVLTHDDIFRIVEAILNVPMLSDTTAQFFGIRRQGTKVEHGFVNWLSATNTRALDANQALHTYPSCIQSRQGFQNTDRALRGAVSRMFNVICDAISRMLLKLGCNPFVKLGLILLDGNHVVIATVDDLLNGFFGCARHPY from the coding sequence ATGACTACATCGAAGGGGTGGTTGCAGATATTAGCGATCGCGCTATTTGAGGAACACCAATCGGATGTCACGCTGACGGATCTGCGAATGCCGGAAGTGGAAAGCGTTGCTGCCATCGGTGCAATTTGTGCGATCGCTAAATCTGCTCGGATTATTGTACTGACCACGTATGATAGTGACGAAGATATCTATCGGGGATTGCAGGCAGGCGCAAAAGGATATCTGTGGAAAGAAACTGAACCGGACGAGCTGCTGAATGCCATTCGTACCGTTCATCGAGGTCAGAAGTATATTCCGCCCGATGTGGGAGCAAAGTTGGTTCAACGCCTCAGCAATCCAGAACTGAGTGAACGAGAACTGGCGGTACTTCACTCACTGGCACAGGGCAGGGCTGATTCATTGAAGAAAAGAAAAGAGGTGAGAAATGTTGTGAGCCAGATGACGAATGCCTTTCGTGATGGAGGCAAAACCATGCAATCGAAACAAGTTAAGGGCGATTGTGCGGAGGATTGCAAAATTAGCTGGAGCATAGCCATCACAGAGCGGAGCGATGTCCTCACGCATGACGACATCTTTCGGATAGTGGAGGCGATTCTCAATGTGCCAATGCTCTCGGACACGACGGCTCAGTTCTTCGGCATCCGTCGCCAAGGAACTAAAGTAGAACATGGTTTCGTGAACTGGCTCAGCGCCACGAATACCCGTGCGCTCGACGCGAATCAAGCGCTGCACACCTACCCAAGCTGCATCCAATCCAGGCAGGGGTTTCAGAACACTGACCGTGCGCTGCGTGGTGCGGTTTCTCGTATGTTCAATGTCATCTGCGATGCTATCAGCAGGATGCTGCTCAAACTGGGTTGCAATCCATTCGTAAAGCTTGGGTTGATTCTTCTTGACGGCAATCACGTAGTCATTGCCACGGTCGATGATTTGCTCAACGGTTTTTTTGGGTGTGCAAGGCATCCATACTGA
- a CDS encoding hypothetical protein (hypothetical protein N9414_08270;~similar to AA sequence:cyanobase_aa:LBDG_18180) yields the protein MLVPLSRKKFEDLIPFVGTGAQYRYCWGKFSDVLRRVLVSISALAVVLLIRAFFGTGELQDVLQAVTFFISLFALVYWLWGPAVQAGMRNAACRRYKYAGFFRGEVFDVFVTDEVVSTQESVNDRGDLVVTENRERRINVEVGDETGFATRIQVPLKREHQAIRIGDTAEMLVLSDRPDLSRIAKVSDVFVSRVGVWVSDYPYLRRDEFEAVSRKLIAIENEEEYEPRPRRAERYEEQFEEPPVRKRIPKSKRRSRR from the coding sequence ATGCTCGTTCCTCTTAGCCGTAAAAAGTTTGAAGATCTGATCCCGTTCGTGGGAACTGGCGCTCAGTATCGGTATTGCTGGGGTAAGTTTTCCGATGTTCTTAGACGAGTCTTGGTCTCGATTTCAGCGTTGGCGGTGGTGCTGCTGATTCGAGCGTTTTTTGGGACTGGAGAACTCCAGGATGTGTTACAAGCGGTGACGTTCTTTATTTCGCTGTTTGCGCTGGTGTACTGGTTGTGGGGTCCGGCAGTTCAGGCGGGGATGAGAAATGCAGCCTGTCGGCGGTATAAGTATGCGGGATTCTTTCGGGGAGAAGTCTTCGACGTGTTTGTGACGGATGAAGTCGTGAGTACTCAGGAGAGTGTGAACGATCGAGGCGACTTGGTGGTGACGGAGAATCGCGAACGGCGGATTAATGTTGAGGTGGGGGATGAGACGGGATTTGCAACGCGGATTCAAGTACCACTGAAACGCGAACATCAGGCGATTCGGATTGGGGATACGGCGGAAATGTTGGTGCTGTCCGATCGACCGGATTTGAGCCGAATTGCAAAGGTGAGCGACGTATTTGTGAGTCGGGTTGGGGTTTGGGTCAGCGATTATCCGTATTTGCGGCGGGATGAATTTGAGGCGGTGAGTCGGAAATTGATCGCGATCGAGAATGAAGAGGAGTATGAACCGCGTCCTCGACGGGCTGAGCGCTATGAGGAGCAGTTCGAGGAGCCGCCTGTGAGAAAGCGGATTCCGAAATCGAAACGTCGATCGCGCAGGTAA
- a CDS encoding precorrin-8X methylmutase (similar to AA sequence:cyanobase_aa:LBDG_18190) has translation MEWHPTDAQSLAIIDREVGDHALSPAEYEIVRRAIYATADFDYKSLIHFSDLALQSGAAALAARTTIIVDVPMVQVGINTNIQNTFANPIYCSMETITRPQKEKTRAAWGIETLARRYPEGIFVVGQSQTALMTLSTLIQAEEIKPTLVVATPSGFLDVETAKAQFSDSLIPNIRTEGRKGSAVVAAAIVNALVDLAWQAYGGANAS, from the coding sequence ATGGAGTGGCATCCGACCGACGCACAAAGTTTGGCAATCATCGATCGAGAAGTCGGCGATCACGCACTTTCTCCGGCTGAATACGAAATCGTTCGCCGCGCCATATACGCCACGGCAGACTTCGACTACAAATCCCTCATTCACTTCTCTGATCTCGCCCTACAATCTGGTGCAGCAGCACTCGCGGCTCGAACTACAATCATCGTCGATGTGCCAATGGTTCAAGTCGGCATCAATACCAACATCCAAAACACCTTCGCCAATCCAATCTATTGCAGCATGGAGACGATCACCCGTCCCCAAAAAGAAAAAACTCGTGCAGCTTGGGGAATCGAAACCTTGGCAAGACGCTATCCAGAAGGAATCTTCGTCGTCGGTCAATCTCAAACCGCATTGATGACTCTTTCTACCCTCATTCAAGCCGAAGAAATTAAACCTACTTTAGTCGTAGCCACTCCCTCCGGATTTCTGGATGTTGAAACTGCCAAAGCGCAATTCAGTGATTCTCTGATTCCGAATATTCGCACCGAAGGCAGAAAAGGAAGTGCCGTTGTCGCGGCTGCGATCGTCAATGCGCTCGTTGATTTGGCATGGCAAGCCTACGGTGGAGCGAACGCGAGTTAA
- a CDS encoding cytosine deaminase (similar to AA sequence:cyanobase_aa:LBDG_18200): MIFDARHYWIRNAHVPASMVVNGNKWTSRKSQNDQLLHVDLEIVDGAISAILAAGTYQNYASPSIDLQGGMVWACFVDLHTHLDKGHIWGRASNPDGTFDSALMACRKDSQKHWNAEDVYRRMEFGLKCSYAHGTKAIRTHLDSAGKQGAISFEVFRELREKWADRMILQAVCLVSLDYFLTPEGEKLADLVAESDGVLGGVTFINPDIDQQIDRVFSMAKERKLNLDFHADENDDPTSDTLRRVAETAIRQKYRGKTVCGHCCSLAVQEESEAESTIALVKKAGIGIVSLPMCNLYLQGRRPGKTPRWRGVTLLHELKQAKVPVAIASDNCRDPFHAYGDHDALEVFSQSVKIAQLDHPFGDWANAVTSTPADLMGLSNVGRIGVGLPADLVLFKARNYRELLSRSQHDRIVLRDGKAIDTTLPSYAELDDLLEK, translated from the coding sequence ATGATTTTCGATGCGCGTCACTACTGGATTAGAAATGCTCATGTGCCTGCTTCGATGGTGGTGAATGGGAATAAATGGACGAGCCGAAAATCCCAAAATGATCAGTTGTTGCACGTCGATTTAGAAATTGTTGATGGGGCGATTTCGGCAATTTTGGCAGCGGGAACGTATCAAAATTATGCGTCTCCGTCGATCGATTTACAGGGCGGGATGGTTTGGGCGTGTTTTGTCGATTTACACACGCATTTAGATAAAGGTCATATTTGGGGACGGGCTTCAAATCCTGATGGAACATTTGACAGTGCATTGATGGCATGTCGGAAGGATTCTCAGAAGCATTGGAATGCTGAGGATGTGTATCGTCGGATGGAATTTGGTTTGAAGTGTAGTTATGCTCATGGAACAAAGGCAATTCGGACACATTTAGATTCAGCAGGAAAACAAGGGGCAATTAGTTTTGAAGTGTTTCGGGAACTGCGGGAAAAATGGGCGGATCGAATGATTTTGCAAGCCGTTTGTTTGGTTTCATTGGATTATTTCTTAACACCTGAAGGAGAAAAGCTTGCAGATCTCGTTGCAGAATCAGATGGGGTTTTAGGTGGAGTTACTTTTATCAATCCGGATATTGATCAGCAAATCGATCGCGTTTTTTCAATGGCGAAAGAACGCAAGCTGAATTTAGATTTTCATGCCGATGAGAACGATGATCCAACTTCAGATACATTACGCCGAGTTGCGGAAACTGCGATTCGTCAAAAGTATCGTGGGAAAACGGTTTGCGGTCATTGTTGTAGTTTGGCAGTTCAGGAAGAAAGCGAGGCGGAAAGCACGATCGCATTAGTCAAAAAAGCGGGAATCGGCATCGTTAGCCTTCCAATGTGCAATCTTTATCTTCAAGGCAGACGACCGGGAAAAACTCCAAGATGGCGCGGTGTGACGTTACTGCATGAATTGAAACAGGCGAAAGTTCCAGTTGCGATCGCATCCGATAATTGTCGTGATCCATTTCATGCGTATGGCGATCATGATGCGTTAGAAGTGTTTAGCCAATCGGTGAAAATTGCTCAGTTAGATCATCCATTTGGCGATTGGGCGAATGCAGTGACATCCACCCCTGCGGATTTAATGGGATTGTCGAATGTGGGACGAATTGGGGTGGGATTGCCAGCGGATTTGGTGTTATTTAAGGCGCGGAACTATCGGGAATTGTTATCGCGATCGCAGCACGATCGAATTGTTTTGAGAGATGGGAAAGCGATCGATACGACTCTACCAAGCTATGCCGAACTAGATGATTTGCTTGAGAAATAG